From Hymenobacter sedentarius, a single genomic window includes:
- a CDS encoding TonB-dependent receptor has protein sequence MRCFLFGWASLRSGLLVLLGLGAARAQQLPAGAAAPLDSAQLSRRQHRLGEVRVRAVGPERFAVGSQKIELDSAVLAQYRGATLADVLQARTPLAMKSYGPGQLATIALRGTSAQHTAVLWNGLNIMLPTLGQNDFSLLPVGATTRVAVQPGPAAALYGSGAVGGAVLLNTDPDWRPGFRGSAQADAGSFGLAGGSLEAHTATAAVAVRVAASYRQAQNNYSYVLREARGPVRYTLQNAALRHQWSFSPNVAWRVGLAGELTAAAWLTDADREIQSGVNVAGSQARERDQSRRLVLGYRHVAARQQWAVRGAWFEDVLNYRDGGAPSNSRVRTTQVQAEHTAALGARGSLRLGAEAQHFAALVGGYGTEPVAENRAAAFALLRYDPRPALRLSANLRQAALPAGLAPLTPTVGVEWDLLMAPIDTLTQSLSHSVTLKASAARSYRAPTLNERYWLPGGNPLLRPESGLGYEAGLRHRVALHPGAALETELTAFRQDVDDWVQWLPCANTGIWSPRNLRQVRSQGLEASTALHLRRRRYAGGVQLAYHFTDTRKIQGSAADSDPVGVQLAFVPRHQASVSTDHRWRGWLLSGTLVFTSFRYINASGTDYLPATGLLGATLGRTLRGPAGTSLLVLLHGTNLLNLAYDSYPGRPAPPRALSASLRLGWR, from the coding sequence ATGCGTTGTTTTTTATTTGGTTGGGCTAGCCTCCGCAGCGGCCTGCTGGTCTTACTGGGGCTGGGAGCCGCCCGTGCCCAGCAGCTGCCCGCTGGCGCCGCTGCTCCCCTCGATTCAGCCCAACTCAGCCGCCGACAGCACCGACTCGGCGAAGTGCGGGTGCGGGCCGTGGGCCCTGAGCGGTTTGCCGTCGGCAGCCAAAAAATTGAGCTGGATTCGGCGGTGCTGGCCCAGTACCGCGGTGCCACCCTGGCCGACGTGCTGCAGGCTCGCACCCCACTGGCCATGAAGAGCTACGGCCCCGGCCAGCTGGCCACTATTGCCCTGCGTGGCACCTCAGCCCAGCACACCGCCGTGCTCTGGAACGGGCTCAACATCATGCTGCCCACCCTGGGCCAAAACGACTTCTCTTTGCTGCCGGTGGGTGCCACCACGCGGGTGGCGGTGCAGCCCGGCCCGGCCGCGGCGCTCTACGGCAGTGGGGCCGTGGGCGGCGCCGTCCTCCTCAATACCGACCCCGATTGGCGCCCGGGCTTCCGGGGCAGCGCGCAGGCCGATGCCGGCAGTTTTGGGCTGGCCGGCGGCAGCCTCGAAGCCCACACTGCCACCGCGGCCGTGGCCGTGCGCGTGGCCGCCAGCTACCGCCAGGCCCAGAACAACTACTCCTACGTGCTGCGCGAAGCCCGCGGCCCCGTGCGCTATACCCTGCAAAACGCCGCCCTGCGCCACCAGTGGAGTTTCAGCCCCAACGTGGCCTGGCGCGTGGGCTTGGCGGGGGAGCTCACCGCCGCCGCCTGGCTCACCGATGCCGACCGCGAAATCCAGTCGGGCGTGAACGTGGCGGGCAGCCAGGCCCGCGAGCGCGACCAAAGCCGCCGCCTGGTGCTCGGCTACCGGCACGTGGCCGCGCGGCAGCAGTGGGCCGTGCGCGGCGCCTGGTTTGAAGACGTGCTCAACTACCGCGACGGCGGCGCCCCGAGCAACTCCCGCGTGCGCACCACCCAGGTCCAGGCCGAGCACACCGCCGCCCTGGGCGCCCGCGGCAGCCTGCGGCTGGGCGCCGAAGCCCAGCACTTCGCCGCGCTGGTGGGCGGCTACGGCACCGAGCCAGTGGCCGAAAACCGCGCGGCCGCCTTCGCCTTGCTGCGCTACGACCCCCGCCCAGCGCTGCGCCTTTCGGCCAACCTGCGCCAGGCAGCGCTGCCCGCTGGCCTGGCCCCGCTCACCCCCACCGTGGGCGTGGAGTGGGACCTGCTAATGGCTCCCATAGATACCCTCACTCAGTCGCTCAGCCACTCAGTCACTCTTAAGGCCAGCGCGGCCCGCAGCTACCGTGCGCCCACCCTCAATGAGCGGTACTGGCTGCCCGGCGGCAACCCCTTGCTGCGCCCCGAATCGGGCTTGGGCTACGAGGCCGGACTGCGCCACCGCGTGGCGCTGCACCCCGGCGCCGCGCTGGAAACGGAGTTGACCGCCTTCCGGCAAGACGTGGACGACTGGGTGCAGTGGCTGCCCTGCGCCAACACCGGCATCTGGAGCCCGCGCAACCTGCGCCAAGTGCGCAGCCAGGGCCTGGAAGCCAGCACCGCGCTGCACCTGCGCCGACGTCGCTACGCGGGCGGCGTGCAGCTGGCCTATCATTTCACCGATACCCGCAAAATCCAGGGCTCGGCCGCCGATTCCGACCCGGTGGGCGTCCAGCTGGCGTTTGTGCCGCGGCATCAGGCCAGCGTCAGTACCGACCACCGCTGGCGGGGCTGGCTGCTGAGCGGCACCTTGGTCTTCACCAGCTTCCGCTACATCAACGCCTCGGGCACCGATTATTTGCCGGCTACGGGCCTGCTGGGCGCCACGCTGGGGCGCACATTGCGTGGGCCGGCCGGCACCAGCCTACTCGTGCTGCTGCATGGCACCAACCTGCTCAACCTTGCCTACGACAGCTACCCGGGCCGGCCGGCCCCGCCCCGCGCCCTGAGCGCCAGCCTGCGGTTGGGCTGGCGTTGA